In Sciurus carolinensis chromosome 16, mSciCar1.2, whole genome shotgun sequence, the genomic window AGAATCTTAGTCAATGGCTCATGGAGAGGCAAcatcaggaaaaaaaggaaacttaatAGTCTCCTCTTTTTGAGAATTTCAGAGATTCACAATGTCTTCAATCACGTATTTTCCAAAAGCACCGCCCTCCACAGGTCCCAGACCCAAACTAGTTCCCAGATTCATCCTCATATCTCACAAAGCTCCACCACAGTTATCATGTGACATGGCGGACGGTATTCCTTGTGCTGTTTACCCACCAGCATTTCCAGAACCTGTAAGTGCCTCCGAGGTCTTTGCCCCAGAAAAAGCAGCAATACCTTCAATAACCCAGAAAAAGTGAGCATTTAGATTCTTCCTGTGCTCGGTAAGCAGAGGGGCTCATCTGGCCCACGAAGCAGATCTAAGTGGGAAAACACTTCTTTTGTAACAATCTTACCTGTTTTTGTGGCCCGAGCTCCAGGTCCATCACTTTCATCTAGGAAATAGGATGCAAGGAAAGGAATCACAAAGGTGTACGGGAACACTGGGGCCTAAGTCCTCGTGTCCGGTGACTGGGCTCAGGCCCGCTCTTGGAAGCAGAACAGAAACCGTCCTCACATGCCACAGTCCTCCTGGAGTGTGGTGTCATTTTAAAGAGGTTATATTTATGACGGCACCACTAATGccattcccttcattctctcTCCTTGTCAGTCTCCCCGCCTCCACCCCCACCAGGACCCCAAATTCTAAAGTAGATCTCCAGGAGCAGCACGCACGTTCTGCCATCTCTCCAACAGTGAATCCAGCCCTGTGTCAAGACCAACAAGTTCTATCTCAAAAATCTTTCCCGAGCCTGATGCAGTGACAtgcacctggaatcccagtagctccagaggctgaagcaggaggatgacaagttcaaagccagcctcagcaacttagtgaggccctaagcaacttagcaagaccctgcctcaataaaaaattaaaagggctgggggtgtggctcggtggttaagtgcccctccattcaatcccgggtaccagTTGCGTCTTGAATTACGTGTCCGGGTAAGTCTGCATCCCACATCCAGTGGCACCACCCAGTCTAAGTGGAAATGTCCTCCACCTGCAGCCCCTGGACACCATCACTCCTCCGTGTCTGCGAGCTCGCCTTGTGTAGATCCCGTTCACACCGGTTTGCCTTCCTGTGTCTGGTGTATTTCATGTGAGCCGTGTGTGGGAGGAGCGTGAGCTATCAGATGAACAAGCTCTGAGGTCTAAGGAGCAGTGTGGTGACGGATGTGCTCGTTGACCTGACTGTGATCGTCATGACGCGATGGACGTCTCGAGTGTTGTCTGTCAACtagatattttaatacaaaacGTCCCGTTGCCTGAAATGCAGCCGCTAGCATCCTCATGTGCTGCTCCAAGCCCCTGCTTTCCAAAGTCCAGAGGTCCCTAGAGCACGTGCCACAACCTGCTCCATCGCCACCCAGGGCTTCCGTTCCCTCAGAACAGAGGCGGCGGGAGCTGGGCTGCTCACGCTCCGGGCCCCTCCTGTGCCGACCGCCTTTCATTCCACTCTCCCCTTCTCTGTCCTCCTCTCTGCTTCAGACCATCCCCGGGGCACGGGTACTTCTGGGAATTCCTCTTACTGCTCTCCTCCAGCATGGCCAAGTCACCCCTGTCCTCCATGCCTGCAGCACAGACCCCGGGGACCCCCACGAGCCCCAGCTCTGTGTGCACTCCTGTGCGCCAGCCCCTCTCCTCGAGTGCGGGGACCTGTGGCTTGCGTCTGACCACAGAAATGCAAAGGTTATGGGGTGACCCTCCCGTGTTGCTAGGGACTcgccttctccctccctccccacccccgtctctctccctctctcctcgtGGGCTCTGGAGAAGCAATGGAGAGGAGAAGCAGACTGTCCACAGTCAAGCCTCCGGAGGAGAGTCCAGCTGGCTGGCCTCAGGACTGCAGCCGGCGAAACCCCAAGCAGAGAACCCAGCTGAGCTCTGCCTgcctcctgacccacagaaaccgTGAGATAAATAAGTGGCTGTTGTAAGTTGCTACATTCCTAGTtattatttagttagttagttagttataCATTACTAATCACAGTTATTCTCCAGCTAGGACTGTTTTTTTCATCGAACCCAGGcctattctaccactgaactacatccccagccctttgtattttattttgagacaaggtctctgtaaattgcctaggctggctttgaacttgcctcctcctgcctcagcctcctgagtagctgggattacaggtgtgcaccaccacacaggGTTTATCTATTactttttttatccatttcatatcttgctctttttatttctttctcccaATAAAAGGGTGTGTGCTCCTGTCGGCCAAGAGACCTGATCTGTCTGTTACTACTGAACATATCTGTCTGTATATCCAGAACATATCAAAGTATCTAGGTTCATAGGGTGAACAGCTATTTTGTGCCAggacttttaattaattttcttctgtaaCAAAAGCATTCATATTCTCATTTTGTAATAGGTAAGGGGCAATAATGATAAAGCGATTTATAAAGCAGCAAACATTCTGTATGGGGAAGGCTGGCTTGAATAATTGAATCACTGAAAAGTGGTACCATCGCCTGTCTCTTGGTACAATAGGCAGCTGAGATAGAGAGGATCAGGAGAGAAGAGATGATCTGCCAGAGAACACAACTGGAACCTGGCAACTAGCACCAGGAGTTTAGGTCTGGAGTGTGGGTAAAAAGATATTCTTAAGACTGTAAGAAAAAGTTATGGGGGATACAAGAGGAAATTAATTTCAGGGTGAGGAGCACATGGTTGGAGCCCCAATTATCTTGAGCCTCACAAAGGGGATAGTCAGAAGCAAAATATTGTCATCAATACCCAAGCCCAAGCTAAGCCACAGAAGTGGACTCATGGCTACTTCCAGAAACTCTGGTTATTGTGAGGCTCCCCAGGGACTCTTCATGACATAGCGAGACTGACCTACTGGGAGCAACTGTAGTCACTTGAGGGAGAACGTTGAGTGATTGGCAGATGAAATGATgacaggatggatggatgaatggatggatggatatttggaagaaaggaaggaaggatgaatggatggatggaaggatagttggaggaaagaaaaaatagatgaatgatgggttaatggatggatggatggatggatggatagatagttggaagaaaggaagaatggatggatgatgggtagatgaatggatggatagaaggatggttggaaggaaggaaggaaggaaggaaggaaggaaggagggaaggaaggagggaaggaaggagggaaggaaggaaggaaggaaggaaggatgcgtgactgaatggatggatgggtgaaaaaatgcaaaaagaaatctTGCCTTCTGTGCCTTCTTGAGATCTCAGGCACTCAGGCAGCCCCTCCCGTGAGTACCTTCCCTCTGTTGTCCTCACGGCTCTCTTTTCTTCAGCTCCCTGCACCATGCCTGAAACACTTCCCTGCAGTGGGTTCTCTGAGCCCCACGTTCCACTGTTCACCTTCCCTATGTCCTTCCAACTGTACTGGTCGTTCTTTCTGGTTCCTCTTTGGCGTTAACAGGAAGTACTGTTAAGTTTATGTTGAACAGCCACTGTGCAGCTAGTTATCTTTGCGATACCCAGGAGGTCACCCCTAATCTCTATAAGCAAAAGGCATCCTCACAGGAAGTGAAGACAGAATAAGCTAACAGAGGTAAGTTGCTTATCCAGGGGTCTGGAGCATAGATAATGCTGGACACGTGCCCAAAGTCAGCGTCACCACCCTGAATCCTCACCTGTCACCTGCATCTCCAGGCTGCCGCTGCGGGCGGAGCCCAGGTGAGGCCAGTGGCACTGGTAGTACACACAGCTGTACTTTCCCCCGTCCTTGCTCGTCACGTTCCGGAGCGTGAAGTCCATTTggttttctctcccttccttgaCTTGTAAGGGATCTGGGATGCCTGTTTTCAGCAGAGCAGTGACGATGCATTCAGTGCCGTTGTTGGGAATCAGACACCGGAGCGTCCTGTGACCTGGAGCCACTTCAGGGTCTGTGCTGACCAAGAGGGAAGGTGCTGGCAGGGATCCTAGAGGGCAAGGCAACAGGAATAAAGGGCAGGGCCGGAGCAGAGATGCCCCACAAGCAGGGAGCTGCTGGGTCGCCGACCGTTCTAATAGcgccttttattttctgtatttgatgCTCTGACACCTCGGGCCTTGCTGGCCTGAAGGGACTTCCCCAGACACCAGGGTTAGTTAATCCCTAGAGATGGGAACAATCTGCCTCAGTCACCAGAGCACACGCCAGCCACCTGCTGCACTGGGCTCTCACACGCAGGGCCACTGCCCCCTGCCACCACCCCAGGACCAAGTGCCAAGCCACCAGGGGCATCCCTGTGCCGGGGAGCGGTCCTGACTGTTCCTCTCCCTGGAAACACAAGGGCAGCTGTTGTCTTCCTCCCTCTGCGGCCTgagcagccctgcccagcccaagGTGCCCCCATGTTGCAGTGAGCGCCTCCCCTGGGGACCCAGTCACAGACGGTCTCAGAGATTAGCTGGGTCTCCTCCTCTGTTGGCCTGACTGCCCCTCGGAACTTAATTAATTGATCATATTCCAAAACTCTCCCTGACATGCAGCTCATCAAGACCCCCTGGGACCCCAGCGTCAGCCCCGTCCCCACGCCCGGCTCCCACCTGCCAGGGCTGTTTTGGCTCCTGGATTCCTTCTTCCCCAGCTAGGTCCCATGGCAGGAAGAGGAGCTGATGGAGGCCCCCCCTCACCTGTGACCACCAGCTGTAAGTGCCTGCTGGGCTCTGACCACTGGCGGGCGGCTGCCGTCTTGTAGGCGCAGGAGTAGCCCCCGGCATCCTCGGGCCGCAGGCCAGCCAGGGGGAACTCGGCCTTGGTTTCTGCTGAGCTCCGCTCTCGCTTGAACCCGGGGTCGAGCAACTTCCTCAGCACGAAGGTGGCGTTCTGGAAACCGGCCCGGCACAGCAGGATCACGCTGCTCCCCACTTCCACCAGGGAGCTGGGCCAGGCGCAGAGCGAGGGCCTGGGCAGTGTCTCTGGAAAGAATCCAGAGTTAGCTGACCCTCCATCTGCGTGAGGGTGAAGCCCCTCCTGGAATTGGGAGGACTGGAGGAGAAGGCCAGGGAACGTGGAGTGCAGGACCCCAGGGGACCCGGGGACACTCACCATTGCTCCCCTGGTCTGCACGGCCCAGGCACAACCCTGGAAGAGAGGATGCCGTCAGAGACGCACCGCGAGCCCCGCTTTGAGTACAGCCAGGAGAGAGCGCGACAGGGTCCGGGTCTGTGGTCTCCAGAGTGCCCTGCTGCCTGTGGCCCCTGCGGTGGTCCTGGCTGCCATTTGGGGGCCACACCCAGAGGGAGACTCGGCAACCCTTTCTGCCGATGGCATGGCTTCGGCCAGCCGTCCTTCCACCAGCTAGGAGTGGCCCCCCTAGGCCTGCCCTCCTGCCCGCACTCTCCAGGGTTGTGCTGCTCTGTCTCGACACTTAAACGATTCAGAGGTCGCtctcctgggggtgggggctgcgTAGAGGGCGTCCACTCCTCCAAACAGACCACCCGACCCCTGGGGATGCTTCTGGTCCCCACCCTCGGGCCGTGTGCGCCACCTGCCCTAGCCCCCCTCTTCCGCTCTGTTCTTGAGGTCAGCCAGGGAAGGGACCTCAGGAGCCCCGGGCATGGGACGCCAGTCTGGGGTTTCTCTGGGAAAGTTAGGAGTTCTCTGGTGCCATGGGACTGTCTCGGGATGTCTGTGCTGGTTTTGACCCAGGTGGTGACTTAGAGCACAGACGCCAGCCTCCCCGGGAAGGGGTGAGACAGGGCCTGGGAGAGAACTGGGACAGTGTGTGCGAGAGATGGCCTGACGGCAGGTGGGGACTGTCCTCCTGGGACCCAGGTCATGGCCCCTCTCAGACCTCCCTCAACCCTGCCTCTAGGCTCAAGCCTACTCGGCTCTGCTGTCCGCCACCTTTGCTCAGTGAGTCCTGTTGTTCCTAATGAGGGCCACGGTCACCTTAGAAAGGGTGACTGACTACCATGGAGAAGTCCACCTTTAAGGGGAAAAGACCAGACATGCAGGAGAGCTGGAAGCAGCACATAGGTAGAGCGTGGCTAGGTCTGAGTGTTGGCAGGAGTCTGCTGGGGAGGAAGGGCAACATGGAGAACTCCATTTTCCAGGAAATAACCAGAGCAGAAGCCACCAACGAGCAGGTGCCTGTCCTTTACAACCTCTTCCCACACCTCAGCCTGTTGGGAGCGGTGACAGAGGGTGGGACAGCAGTGACTGGGACTGGGGTCTCTGGTGGCCTCATGGTGTGGTGTGCCTGGTGCCTGAGggtgttcctgtgcaagggcacaggatgcccagctgctgtggcagtgccctgcatgaggaggctgtgcaagagtcctgtGGGCTCTGACCTTGACCTCAGGCTCGCAGCTccgggaaggaaggaactctcaAGCTAGACAGCCACAGTGTTTCAGCAGCTCGCTTCCCGGGTCCCTGCCACCTTACAGTGACTTTAAACAATGGGCTTTCCTGAGAGCTGCACCAAGCTCCTCACGGTGCACTCTGCAACTGTGGATTGCGACTGGGAAAAGTTGCAGGGATGTCCTGGTCTCTGTAACTTTGCTGAGTAGAAAGAATCACTGTTGCTTAATCTTTAACCTGAAAATGAGACCTGTATGAATAAAGATTGCTGGGGTAACTCTTTAGAGCTGCAACTCCATCAGagggcagagctccacctgatcccagcctaatcttcaagatctgtgtctgtcaatctttattttccaatccccctttgcccctcactgacgCAAGAGTTTGCCTGCTGCTAGCTACATTGGCCATTTGTCATGAGCTACCGGGTGTGCGGGCAGCGACCATGGACACATCCATGCTCAGCAGACACCTTCCTCACACCAGCTAGCTGCACAGCCAGTTATGTAGTGGATCTTTTACACGCTCTCATCCTTACCTACAGCTGCCGTTTCTCAGGCACCCGCCCTTACTGCACATTTAACCTTGGCCCTGTCTTTGTGTATGTGTCTGCATACTTGAATGCAGAGCCATGCAATCCCCTCACGCATTAGGGGCTCTTGCCTTCAGTCAAGTGGGGAGGGTGATGCTAGAAACCTAGCTCCCCAGCCAGCACAGAGGGGCACATCTGTAagcccagtggcttgggaggctgaagcaggaggatcgcaagttcaaggccagcctcagcaacttagtgagaccctatctcaaaataaaaagttaaaagggctcAGGAGGTAGCTCAGAGGTTAGTccccctggttcaaaaaaaaagaaaagaaagaatgaaatgtaacTCCCCAAAAGAGGATGGCAATGTAAACTACCAACTACCAGATTGCCAAACACTAGCTACAG contains:
- the Vstm1 gene encoding V-set and transmembrane domain-containing protein 1 isoform X3; translated protein: MSSESLWLLCLGLCLGRADQGSNETLPRPSLCAWPSSLVEVGSSVILLCRAGFQNATFVLRKLLDPGFKRERSSAETKAEFPLAGLRPEDAGGYSCAYKTAAARQWSEPSRHLQLVVTGSLPAPSLLVSTDPEVAPGHRTLRCLIPNNGTECIVTALLKTGIPDPLQVKEGRENQMDFTLRNVTSKDGGKYSCVYYQCHWPHLGSARSGSLEMQVTDESDGPGARATKTGPGNILVATFSGLAIVSLFFCVFLVIWCTGQDSPGGDSTQSSSHSTFPKQETSDFSHLGKTAVPEVTCVEPSAEDIPSEVASVPADVTPGSQEGAVREV
- the Vstm1 gene encoding V-set and transmembrane domain-containing protein 1 isoform X1, which codes for MSSESLWLLCLGLCLGRADQGSNETLPRPSLCAWPSSLVEVGSSVILLCRAGFQNATFVLRKLLDPGFKRERSSAETKAEFPLAGLRPEDAGGYSCAYKTAAARQWSEPSRHLQLVVTGSLPAPSLLVSTDPEVAPGHRTLRCLIPNNGTECIVTALLKTGIPDPLQVKEGRENQMDFTLRNVTSKDGGKYSCVYYQCHWPHLGSARSGSLEMQVTDESDGPGARATKTGPGNILVATFSGLAIVSLFFCVFLVIWCTGQDSPGGDSTQSSSHSTFPKQETSADFSHLGKTAVPEVTCVEPSAEDIPSEVASVPADVTPGSQEGAVREV
- the Vstm1 gene encoding V-set and transmembrane domain-containing protein 1 isoform X4, whose translation is MSSESLWLLCLGLCLGRADQGSNETLPRPSLCAWPSSLVEVGSSVILLCRAGFQNATFVLRKLLDPGFKRERSSAETKAEFPLAGLRPEDAGGYSCAYKTAAARQWSEPSRHLQLVVTGSLPAPSLLVSTDPEVAPGHRTLRCLIPNNGTECIVTALLKTGIPDPLQVKEGRENQMDFTLRNVTSKDGGKYSCVYYQCHWPHLGSARSGSLEMQVTDESDGPGARATKTGPGNILVATFSGLAIVSLFFCVFLVIWCTGQDSPGGDSTQSSHSTFPKQETSDFSHLGKTAVPEVTCVEPSAEDIPSEVASVPADVTPGSQEGAVREV
- the Vstm1 gene encoding V-set and transmembrane domain-containing protein 1 isoform X2, producing MSSESLWLLCLGLCLGRADQGSNETLPRPSLCAWPSSLVEVGSSVILLCRAGFQNATFVLRKLLDPGFKRERSSAETKAEFPLAGLRPEDAGGYSCAYKTAAARQWSEPSRHLQLVVTGSLPAPSLLVSTDPEVAPGHRTLRCLIPNNGTECIVTALLKTGIPDPLQVKEGRENQMDFTLRNVTSKDGGKYSCVYYQCHWPHLGSARSGSLEMQVTDESDGPGARATKTGPGNILVATFSGLAIVSLFFCVFLVIWCTGQDSPGGDSTQSSHSTFPKQETSADFSHLGKTAVPEVTCVEPSAEDIPSEVASVPADVTPGSQEGAVREV